In Bufo gargarizans isolate SCDJY-AF-19 chromosome 5, ASM1485885v1, whole genome shotgun sequence, the following are encoded in one genomic region:
- the RREB1 gene encoding LOW QUALITY PROTEIN: ras-responsive element-binding protein 1 (The sequence of the model RefSeq protein was modified relative to this genomic sequence to represent the inferred CDS: inserted 2 bases in 1 codon; deleted 1 base in 1 codon) → MENQAAVYWCPAGGGIEGMLPASFSTGPCQFQPFQQPGSSLVVEVLERVTADSTFSVSATIMTDKSIRQDGQTTTEHMAKENRAKETITKDQMKPVNLYNGSDANDLSSVNAMMSAVMSTTSLAENDANLQNTKSPGKCLPPHRIGRRNQESKEEKSSYTCPLCQKICNSQHQLTMHIRQHNTDTGGTDHSCSICGKSLSSASSLDRHMLVHSGERPYRCSMCGQSFTTNGNMHRHMKIHEKDPNAAVTTSPPSPEKRRRLSSKRKSSPEEKTEKEEAPPAKKVVEEIQQVEQVKKTEDAIPCTLCFKEFPCKSSLDTHMETHPEASLKCDICCISFRTHRGLLRHNAAIHKLLPRDPSGKPFIQSNPSIPAGFNDLGFTDFSCNKFPIISQVWCETNLRRCISELHSFICEICNKAFPMPSALKLHLETHKEGQVNSLRKTEEELEQKAFMAALGLQYTKDIKPVSQEDNSSDCFQAIHIEAMKSNLPHELGSNTAMLKLSPLEAPPVGGPFSVLPSAKENMKLLSLQPFQKGFTVQPDNSIVVKPISGELADIQQILKMATSATSQISLPPLSKVSPAIIKHMPPLKPKPPVTPRTVVAASTPPPQQLNQQPSPGCISPSLPPPPLRMIKNNVESATGAIYLQSRSGANCSSSTQNTQLPKSELMKPRDLKTQLEQDSIIEAFMPLDLEAKIKQEVTEGDLKSIISGSNVKKTTQAKKVFYPCRFCDQVFTFSGVLRAHIRTHLGISPYQCNICDYIAADKAALIRHLRTHSGERPYVCKICQYPFTVKANCERHLRKKHLKLTRKDIEKNIDYVSTNKSEMVDALCSPDTVCKCCGEELKSYRALHIHMRSHSNFQKNKLFECKECGTAFSAKRNCIHHILKQHQHIQEKEIENHILCGPCSPEQSRSDTPPLEDSTYLEHKPTTSYLEPQNGFLHGSDSSFPLKLEPAFSFPLDLDEPLDFSKKNKNPCMFPVKEEPVYNSLASSDSSMEPIDLSIPKYAKQEIEIPQIQPNTQEQICGPVNQLFSCQPYQLSLSANELLEKASAITHSKPVKNPVHLTVPIISPAILGNATILRPLRPKPPPLLPKPPATKELPPLASIAQIISSVSSASTLLKTDIKTPSSQIAANSPPTTEKSGTSKSKMTIQNMEPLSSDSSHNVASMTSPSDLSNPAALVIGAKKRGRKKGTKNKPKIAVGVDLESSGEFASVEKMLATTDTNKFSPYLQSTEHLKDTVDKNGTSEDERDSGEDKKTKRNSYSNSLQKITCPYCPRVFPWASSLQRHMLTHTGQKPYPCAQCDAFFSTKSNCERHLLRKHGVANLSLRRNGLMAQSKESDVGSHDSTDSQSDADLSASEVDVLDLTSGERDKAEQAPQTGSEPESKNKQAENQTVDKEESKQDGEEQLEDDAVSNKSLDLNFASKLIEFKLSASXEQASSNSCDVCGKNFKFAATLGRHKRAHSCVSKGEEKPVEYECNDLSTPACNLTLVPADEQGSQDEMLPVDLKVSKSTVEAEPLGQKQIENEENMEAKMENSLDKSDDDKVPKSGTKADKRKKICTVCGKRFWSLQDLTRHMRSHTGERPYKCQTCERTFTLKHSLVRHQRIHQKLRDAKSQGKESDKEERLLRGDEESDAESLQSSTHQVSENECDTPDHATTRSKKSQSPNVDVDAEESSQNNKTASVRDSPKDSIKDPDSHTSADPKNVEGSNKEPEKSTLNLITSEESLPVVGSK, encoded by the exons GCTGCAGTGTATTGGTGCCCAGCTGGAGGAGGAATTGAAGGGATGCTGCCAGCTAGTTTTTCGACGGGGCCCTGCCAGTTCCAGCCTTTCCAGCAGCCAGGGAGCAGCCTGGTTGTTGAAG TTTTAGAGAGAGTTACCGCTGACTCCACGTTCAGTGTCTCTGCCACCATTATGACAGATAAAAGTATTAGACAAGATGGTCAAACCACTACTGAACACATGGCAAAGGAAAATAGAG CGAAGGAAACAATCACAAAAGATCAGATGAAACCTGTCAACCTTTATAATGGTTCAGACGCAAATGACTTGtcatcagtgaatgcaatgatgtcAGCCGTGATGAGCACAACCAGTCTTGCTGAAAATGATGCAAACCTTCAGAACACTAAATCGCCAGGAAAATGTCTGCCACCCCATAGAATTGGTAGAAGAAATCAG GAATCAAAGGAGGAAAAGTCGTCCTATACATGCCCCTTATGTCAGAAGATCTGCAATTCACAGCACCAGCTTACCATGCACATCCGCCAG CACAATACTGACACTGGTGGGACAGACCATAGTTGTAGCATCTGTGGAAAATCCTTGAGCTCTGCTAGCTCTCTTGACCGCCACATGCTTGTCCACTCCGGAGAGAGGCCTTACAGATGTTCAATGTGCGGGCAGTCCTTCACCACCAATGGGAACATGCACAG ACACATGAAAATTCATGAAAAGGATCCAAATGCTGCAGTAACGACAAGTCCCCCTTCCCCAGAAAAACGAAGGAGGTTGTCATCTAAAAGAAAATCTAGCCCTGAAGAGAAAACTGAGAAGGAAGAGGCTCCTCCAGCAAAGAAG GTGGTTGAAGAAATTCAGCAAGTTGAGCAAGTGAAAAAGACTGAAGATGCCATTCCCTGCACTTTGTGCTTTAAAGAATTTCCCTGCAAGTCTAGCCTGGATACTCACATGGAGACTCATCCAGAAGCCTCTCTAAA GTGTGACATTTGCTGCATTTCATTTCGCACCCACCGTGGTCTGCTAAGACACAATGCTGCAATCCACAAGCTGCTCCCCAGAGACCCGTCTGGAAAGCCATTCATTCAAAGCAACCCTTCCATCCCAGCTGGATTTAATGACTTGGGCTTTACTGACTTTTCTTGCAATAAGTTCCCTATCATTTCTCAG GTCTGGTGTGAAACCAATTTACGAAGATGCATCAGTGAATTGCACAGTTTCATATGTGAAATCTGCAACAAAGCATTCCCGATGCCATCAGCTCTAAAACTGCACTTGGAAACCCATAAGGAGGGTCAGGTTAATAGTCTGCGCAAAACTGAGGAGGAGCTAGAGCAGAAAGCTTTTATGGCAGCCTTGGGCCTGCAGTACACCAAAGACATCAAGCCTGTCAGTCAGGAGGATAATTCATCAGACTGTTTCCAGGCCATACACATAGAAGCTATGAAGAGCAACCTACCTCACGAGCTTGGTAGTAACACAGCCATGCTGAAATTGTCTCCTTTAGAAGCACCTCCTGTGGGTGGTCCATTCTCAGTTCTACCCTCGGCAAAAGAAAATATGAAATTACTTTCTTTGCAGCCTTTCCAGAAAGGCTTTACAGTACAACCGGACAACAGCATTGTGGTAAAACCTATCTCTGGGGAGTTGGCTGATATTCAGCAGATATTAAAGATGGCTACTTCAGCAACATCTCAGATAAGTCTTCCACCCTTGTCTAAAGTGTCTCCTGCCATTATTAAACATATGCCGCCATTAAAGCCAAAGCCGCCAGTGACTCCTCGTACAGTTGTTGCTGCTTCTACTCCTCCACCTCAGCAGCTCAATCAGCAGCCATCTCCAGGCTGCATCAGCCCCAGCCTTCCTCCCCCACCATTAAGGATGATAAAGAACAATGTGGAATCTGCAACAGGCGCCATATATTTACAATCCAGGTCAGGAGCCAACTGTAGCTCCTCTACTCAGAACACCCAACTACCAAAGTCTGAATTAATGAAACCGCGAGATCTAAAGACACAGCTTGAACAGGACAGTATTATAGAAGCCTTCATGCCTTTAGACCTGGAGGCAAAGATCAAACAAGAAGTAACTGAAGGGGATTTGAAATCAATAATTTCTGGATCAAATGTCAAAAAAACAACCCAAGCTAAAAAAGTGTTTTATCCTTGTCGCTTCTGTGATCAGGTATTTACATTCTCTGGTGTATTGCGGGCCCACATACGCACTCATTTGGGAATATCACCTTACCAGTGTAACATATGTGATTATATTGCGGCTGACAAAGCGGCACTGATTCGGCACCTGCGGACACACAGTGGTGAAAGACCGTATGTATGTAAAATATGCCAGTATCCTTTCACTGTTAAAGCGAACTGTGAGAGACACCTTCGTAAGAAGCATCTTAAGCTCACCAGGAAGGATATAGAAAAGAACATTGACTATGTATCCACAAATAAATCTGAAATGGTGGATGCTCTGTGTTCCCCAGACACAGTTTGTAAATGCTGCGGTGAAGAATTAAAGAGTTATCGTGCTCTTCATATACACATGAGGAGCCACAGCAACTTTcagaaaaataaactttttgaaTGCAAAGAGTGTGGCACTGCCTTTTCTGCCAAAAGAAACTGCATTCACCACATACTCAAGCAACACCAGCATATTCAAGAAAAAGAAATAGAGAATCACATCTTGTGTGGCCCATGTAGCCCAGAGCAAAGTAGATCAGACACTCCGCCTTTGGAGGATAGCACTTACCTCGAACATAAACCTACCACATCATACCTGGAACCACAAAATGGCTTTCTTCATGGGAGTGATTCTTCTTTTCCTCTAAAACTTGAACCTGCTTTCAGCTTTCCTTTGGACCTTGATGAACCTTTAGACTTTTCTAAAAAGAACAAAAACCCATGTATGTTTCCGGTGAAGGAGGAGCCTGTCTACAACTCTCTTGCCTCTTCAGATTCCTCTATGGAACCTATTGATCTCtctatacctaaatatgctaagcAGGAAATAGAAATCCCACAGATTCAACCAAATACTCAAGAGCAAATATGTGGCCCGGTCAATCAACTGTTTAGTTGTCAGCCATACCAACTCTCCCTAAGTGCCAATGAGCTCCTAGAAAAAGCTTCAGCTATCACACATTCCAAACCAGTGAAAAACCCTGTACACTTGACTGTTCCAATAATTTCTCCTGCTATTCTTGGAAATGCAACTATTCTACGCCCTTTGAGGCCTAAACCACCTCCCCTCTTGCCAAAGCCTCCAGCCACTAAAGAATTGCCACCACTGGCTTCCATTGCACAGATCATTTCTTCAGTATCATCTGCTTCAACTTTGCTGAAAACTGATATAAAAACACCTAGTTCTCAAATTGCTGCCAACAGCCCACCAACCACTGAGAAATCTGGCACTTCCAAATCCAAGATGACAATCCAGAATATGGAACCTCTTTCCAGTGATTCATCCCACAATGTTGCAAGCATGACAAGCCCATCTGACCTCTCCAATCCCGCTGCTTTAGTTATAGGAGCAAAGAAAAGGGGTAGAAAGAAGGGAACTAAAAATAAGCCCAAGATTGCAGTGGGTGTAGACCTTGAATCAAGCGGTGAATTTGCAAGTGTTGAGAAGATGTTGGCCACAACTGACACTAATAAGTTCAGTCCTTATCTGCAGTCTACAGAACACCTTAAAGATACCGTAGACAAAAATGGTACTAGTGAGGATGAGAGAGATAGTGGTgaagataaaaaaacaaaaagaaactcCTACTCCAATTCCTTGCAAAAGATAACCTGTCCTTACTGTCCTCGTGTTTTTCCCTGGGCAAGCTCCTTACAGAGACACATGTTGACTCACACAG GTCAGAAGCCCTACCCGTGTGCACAGTGTGATGCCTTCTTTTCCACTAAATCTAACTGTGAGCGCCATCTTTTACGCAAACACGGAGTTGCCAACCTCTCCTTAAGAAGAAACGGTCTTATGGCCCAGTCTAAAGAAAGTGATGTTGGATCTCATGATAGCACAG ACAGTCAGTCTGATGCAGACTTGTCGGCTTCAGAAGTTGATGTTCTAGACCTGACTTCTGGGGAAAGAGATAAAGCAGAGCAAGCTCCACAGACGGGCagtgaaccggaatccaagaacaAGCAAGCAGAGAATCAGACGGTAGATAAAGAGGAGTCTAAACAAGATGGAGAAGAGCAGTTAGAGGATGATGCTGTGAGCAACAAAAGCCTGGACCTTAATTTTGCAAGCAAGCTAATTGAGTTCAAGCTGTCAGCCAG TGAGCAAGCTTCCAGCAACTCATGTGATGTTTGCGGGAAAAATTTTAAGTTTGCTGCCACTCTAGGCAGACATAAGAGGGCACACTCATGTGTAAGCAAGGGAGAAGAGAAACCTGTTGAATATGAATGCAATGACTTATCAACCCCTGCTTGTAATTTGACTCTTGTTCCTGCTGATGAGCAAGGCAGTCAAGATGAAATGCTGCCTGTTGACTTGAAAGTTTCTAAATCTACTGTGGAGGCCGAACCATTAGGTCAGAAGCAAATCGAAAACGAAGAGAACATGGAAGCTAAAATGGAAAATTCATTGGATAAAAGTGATGATGACAAGGTCCCAAAGTCGGGGACAAAGGCAGACAAACGAAAGAAGATCTGCACAGTCTGT GGTAAACGTTTTTGGTCCCTTCAGGATCTCACAAGACATATGAGATCTCACACAG GTGAGCGGCCTTACAAATGTCAGACATGCGAACGCACTTTTACTCTAAAGCACAGTCTGGTTCGTCACCAGCGAATCCATCAGAAACTAAGAGATGCTAAAAGCCAAGGGAAGGAAAGCGACAAAGAGGAACGGCTGCTTAGAGGGGATGAAGAAAGCGATGCTGAGTCATTGCAGAGCAGTACACATCAGGTATCTGAAAATGAGTGTGATACGCCAGATCATGCTACAACCAGGAGCAAGAAAAGCCAGTCCCCCAATGTGGATGTGGATGCTGAGGAATCATCTCAAAACAATAAGACTGCATCTGTAAGAGACAGCCCAAAAGACAGCATTAAAGATCCAGACAGCCATACGTCCGCTGACCCCAAAAACGTAGAGGGTAGCAACAAGGAGCCTGAAAAATCTACTTTGAATCTTATAACCTCAGAGGAATCCCTGCCTGTTGTGGGGTCTAAATGA